A genomic region of Roseateles amylovorans contains the following coding sequences:
- a CDS encoding PfkB family carbohydrate kinase has translation MTVADLSVNPAAAPAPEITAAVAGEALIDLIRRPDGSYLPCLGGALYNLSRALSRQGVGTQYLNPLSRDRLGRELHAQLVADGVQLAQPEAVQQVTSLAVVNLDANGHPDYAFYREGVADRAISAMGLGQACAALPQLQLVCTGALALDARDTRIYLPWLQAQRAAGRCVVVDANLRPSVMPDLPDYRVAVHAALALAHVIKVSDEDLDHLGVPGEDALGRARHLLASHPQAVLLALTLGPDGAWLLHRNGTACFAKETRSLTVVDTVGAGDCFLAGLQAHLLRQAQLAGTASMAMFLNELSIQDAEQALQHAVASASLCVQAQGCVPPTWQQAVDWAAAAPAPVGIL, from the coding sequence ATGACCGTCGCCGACCTCTCCGTGAATCCCGCCGCCGCACCTGCCCCTGAGATCACTGCCGCCGTCGCCGGCGAGGCGCTGATCGATCTGATCCGTCGGCCGGATGGCAGCTATTTGCCGTGCCTGGGCGGCGCGCTCTACAACCTCAGCCGGGCGCTGTCGCGCCAGGGGGTGGGCACGCAATACCTCAACCCGCTGTCGCGCGATCGACTGGGTCGCGAGCTGCATGCGCAACTGGTGGCCGACGGGGTGCAGCTCGCGCAGCCGGAGGCGGTGCAGCAGGTCACCTCGCTGGCCGTGGTCAACCTGGATGCGAACGGCCATCCGGACTACGCCTTCTACCGCGAGGGCGTGGCGGACCGCGCGATCTCGGCGATGGGCCTGGGTCAGGCCTGCGCCGCGCTGCCTCAACTGCAACTTGTGTGCACTGGCGCGCTGGCGCTGGATGCCCGCGATACCCGCATCTACCTGCCGTGGCTGCAGGCGCAGCGGGCGGCGGGTCGCTGCGTGGTGGTGGACGCCAACCTGCGTCCGTCGGTGATGCCGGATCTGCCGGACTACCGTGTCGCGGTGCATGCCGCGCTGGCGCTGGCGCATGTGATAAAGGTCAGTGACGAGGACCTCGACCACCTGGGCGTCCCGGGCGAAGACGCCTTGGGCCGTGCGCGGCATCTGTTGGCCTCGCATCCCCAAGCGGTGCTGCTGGCGTTGACGCTGGGACCGGACGGTGCCTGGCTGCTGCACCGCAACGGCACGGCCTGCTTCGCCAAGGAGACGCGGTCCTTGACCGTCGTGGACACCGTGGGTGCGGGCGACTGTTTCCTGGCAGGCCTTCAGGCGCACCTGCTGCGTCAGGCGCAACTCGCGGGCACGGCGAGCATGGCGATGTTCCTCAACGAGCTGTCCATTCAGGATGCCGAGCAGGCGCTGCAACACGCGGTGGCCAGCGCCAGCCTGTGCGTGCAGGCCCAAGGCTGCGTGCCGCCGACGTGGCAGCAGGCTGTCGACTGGGCAGCCGCCGCACCGGCGCCGGTCGGTATTTTGTAG
- a CDS encoding AraC family transcriptional regulator: MSTPHALPRQTKPELEHAYSRSPELGYEPPESAGFIRCLSHGFPTPLARWHYHDEYELHLITASSGKVFVGDWIGQFQPGQLVLTGPRLPHNWISMDVPEAGYAERDLVVQFPHAPLASACEGIPEMREVMPLLERARHGIEFFGMQAQATAHWRRIKSCQGLARFGAFCDWMGELARSTDFRLLSSAQLQSEDSDTQLAQINAIVSRITEHLASPLSAAELAQELGMTESRFSRFFRRATGNTFTDFVNLVRVNRACQLLQDTERYVTLIAYDVGFNNIANFNRRFLDIKGMTPTEYRKQAAGRFGLK; the protein is encoded by the coding sequence ATGTCCACGCCTCATGCCCTGCCGCGCCAGACCAAGCCCGAGTTGGAGCATGCCTATTCCCGCTCGCCCGAGCTGGGCTATGAGCCACCGGAATCGGCCGGATTCATCCGTTGTCTCTCACATGGTTTCCCGACGCCGCTGGCGCGTTGGCACTATCACGATGAATACGAGCTGCATCTGATCACCGCCTCCTCCGGCAAGGTGTTCGTGGGCGACTGGATCGGGCAGTTCCAGCCCGGTCAACTGGTGCTGACGGGGCCGCGCCTGCCGCACAACTGGATCAGCATGGATGTGCCGGAGGCGGGTTATGCCGAGCGCGACCTGGTGGTGCAGTTTCCGCATGCGCCGCTGGCCAGTGCCTGCGAGGGCATTCCGGAGATGCGGGAAGTGATGCCCTTGCTTGAGCGTGCGCGTCACGGCATCGAGTTCTTCGGCATGCAGGCGCAGGCCACCGCGCACTGGCGCCGCATCAAGTCCTGCCAGGGCCTGGCGCGATTCGGCGCCTTCTGCGACTGGATGGGCGAACTGGCCCGGTCCACCGATTTCCGACTGCTGTCCAGCGCTCAACTGCAAAGTGAAGACAGCGACACCCAGCTGGCGCAGATCAATGCGATCGTCAGCCGCATTACCGAGCATCTGGCGTCGCCGCTGTCGGCTGCGGAGCTGGCGCAGGAACTCGGCATGACCGAGAGCCGCTTCTCGAGATTCTTCCGGCGTGCCACCGGCAACACCTTCACTGATTTCGTGAACCTGGTCCGGGTCAATCGCGCCTGCCAATTGCTGCAGGACACCGAACGCTATGTCACCCTGATCGCCTACGACGTCGGCTTCAACAACATCGCCAACTTCAACCGCCGCTTTCTGGACATCAAGGGCATGACGCCCACCGAATACCGCAAGCAGGCGGCCGGCCGCTTCGGCCTCAAGTAG
- a CDS encoding DUF1801 domain-containing protein gives MADLTHACKPEVQALRAVILGADPSIEEGVKWNAPSFRTTEYFATLHLRAKDRVGLILHLGAKVREASTAVDIQDPDHVLKWLAKDRAMIEYASVSEIEAHAASLRVLLSQWIRHV, from the coding sequence ATGGCGGATTTGACGCACGCCTGCAAGCCTGAAGTGCAGGCACTGAGAGCGGTGATCCTGGGCGCCGATCCGTCGATCGAGGAAGGGGTGAAATGGAATGCCCCGAGCTTTCGAACGACGGAGTACTTCGCCACCCTGCACCTGCGCGCCAAGGACCGCGTGGGGCTGATTCTTCATCTCGGCGCCAAGGTGCGAGAAGCTTCGACGGCTGTCGACATCCAGGATCCGGACCATGTGCTGAAGTGGCTGGCCAAGGACCGCGCCATGATCGAGTACGCCAGTGTGTCGGAGATCGAGGCGCACGCGGCGTCACTGAGGGTGTTGCTGTCCCAGTGGATCCGTCATGTCTGA
- a CDS encoding DUF1428 domain-containing protein, giving the protein MSYIDGFVMAVPTANKQKFIEHASHFDHLFIELGALRVIESWGNDVPDGKVTDFRRAVQATADETVAFAWVEWPDKATRDAGMKKMAEDPRMDPNNPENPPIPFDGKRMIFGGFEQVLEVKA; this is encoded by the coding sequence ATGTCCTACATCGATGGTTTCGTGATGGCGGTGCCGACCGCCAACAAGCAGAAGTTCATTGAACACGCGAGTCATTTCGACCATCTATTCATCGAACTGGGCGCCCTGCGCGTGATCGAGAGCTGGGGCAATGACGTGCCGGACGGCAAAGTCACCGACTTCCGCCGCGCGGTCCAGGCCACCGCCGACGAGACCGTGGCCTTCGCATGGGTCGAATGGCCCGACAAGGCCACACGCGATGCCGGCATGAAGAAGATGGCGGAAGACCCCCGCATGGACCCGAACAACCCGGAGAACCCGCCCATCCCCTTCGACGGCAAACGCATGATCTTCGGCGGCTTTGAGCAGGTGCTTGAGGTGAAGGCCTGA